The Photobacterium sanguinicancri genome includes the window AGATCACGTGGGCGGTACAACTGCGCTGGCAGCGGATTTAGGTGTACCTGTATGGGGTCCACACAAAGAGGATGCATTTTGGCTACAAGGTCTCGAGCGTCAAAGCGAGATGTTTGGTTTTCCATTAACAGAAGCATTTGACCCTGACCGCTGGTTAGATGAAGGTGATGAAATCCCTGTGGGTAATCAAGTTCTGCATGTTCTTCATACCCCTGGCCACACTCCAGGTCATGTTATTTTGCACAATACAGACGCAAAGATCGCCTTTGTTGGAGATGTATTGTTTAACGGTGGTGTCGGCCGTACTGATTTCCCTAAGGGTGATTACCAAACATTGATCAATTCAATTAAAGGTAAGCTATGGCCTTTAGGTAATGATGTCACGTTTGTACCGGGTCATGGTCCATTATCAACTTTTGGTAACGAACGCGCTTCAAACCCATTTGTTGCTGATGAAATGCCACTGTATTAAGTTCGGAATATTACAGGTAACTATTCTGTAATAATCACTTGGAGCCACACCTTATTTGGTGTGGCTTTTTTATTTGTGCCTAGACTCTATGCTTAAAAGTCGGGGTATCATTCGCTTGGGCAAGATAACGCCGAGCAAGGCCAATAAACTCCCCTAATGGTCGATCGAGTAAATCATCAGAGATAAAGAAATCAAACCCCAAAAGTTCACGGTTATAGCGCATGCGGTTGGCTAGCATGGCGATGAGCCCTTTGAGTTCAACGCCTTTTTGTGTGGTGTAAGGCGTATCATCAAATAACATGTCTTCAATGGCGTGTGGGCTGTTGGGGGTACGTTTAACAGCAAGAAATAATAGCCCTCTTTGCTCAATTAACATTTTGCTTGCTACTCGTGGGCATACAGACGTTAAAAAAGCATCGTAGTCTTTAAGTTTCACGCCCATCCAAGGCAGTGTTTGGTACCAGCCTTCTGTCGTGGGTAGTTCTGTTAGTCCAAGTTGTTGAATAGCTTGCCAGCGGATAGACCAGCCACCCTCCGCGCTGTGGTATTGAAAGTGCATGAAGCTCAAAGTAAAAGTAAGAATCGGTGCGTTCATTTGCTTAAAAGCGATCACCGAAAAAGTAAGTGCAAAGAGCAATAAAACGGATAAGCCGACATTGTTGATGGTGGGTAAAATAAAACTGGTGATTCCAATAGCTAAAATCATCGCAAGGCTCAGCGCAAACCAGTAAATACTAGGCTGACTGTTTACTGGTTTGATATAACGAGTTTCCATCAAAGGAGCCTCGGACACAGGATCTGTATTTGCAGGATCATGCATAAACACTTTCTATTTAAATTAACGATTTAAGTTATGTTCTGGCTTTAATAATTAATATTACACGTACCTTTATGCTACTTGGTGAGCATAAGGGGGTTTAAGAATGCACTGTGTTTTATAAT containing:
- a CDS encoding MBL fold metallo-hydrolase encodes the protein MSLQFEIVPVTPYQQNCSIVWCDETKAAVVVDPGGDIHLLKAKVAELGLNVVKLVLTHGHLDHVGGTTALAADLGVPVWGPHKEDAFWLQGLERQSEMFGFPLTEAFDPDRWLDEGDEIPVGNQVLHVLHTPGHTPGHVILHNTDAKIAFVGDVLFNGGVGRTDFPKGDYQTLINSIKGKLWPLGNDVTFVPGHGPLSTFGNERASNPFVADEMPLY
- a CDS encoding DUF2982 domain-containing protein, yielding METRYIKPVNSQPSIYWFALSLAMILAIGITSFILPTINNVGLSVLLLFALTFSVIAFKQMNAPILTFTLSFMHFQYHSAEGGWSIRWQAIQQLGLTELPTTEGWYQTLPWMGVKLKDYDAFLTSVCPRVASKMLIEQRGLLFLAVKRTPNSPHAIEDMLFDDTPYTTQKGVELKGLIAMLANRMRYNRELLGFDFFISDDLLDRPLGEFIGLARRYLAQANDTPTFKHRV